A stretch of Lathyrus oleraceus cultivar Zhongwan6 chromosome 6, CAAS_Psat_ZW6_1.0, whole genome shotgun sequence DNA encodes these proteins:
- the LOC127098337 gene encoding protein PHOX1, whose product MGKPAGKRKDHESPKANNHNNKKGYERSSSSKALDDDTAMFINMSQELREEGNKLFYQKKDNEGAMLKYEKALKLLPKNHIDVAHLHTNMAMCYMQMGLGEYPRAINECNLALQVSPRYSKALLRRAKCYEALNRLDLAMRDVRVVLNAEPNNLSALEVLDSLRNTMDEKGITVDETEIALAAIQQQESPAARFRKVVNEKIKKKKGHKGEGEEERKSKDVVEKKANVVNVKVKGKDPKDKAMKDKDSRETVKKDKGVTRTVKLIYGEDIRWAQLPMNCSMKLVRDVIRDRFPGLKGVLVKYKDREGDLVTITTTAELRLAEDCHVLGSIRLYITQVDFDQEPRYDEKTSSGEVRVGNGVGEGDRGVRANRMITVEDWLVQFARLFKNHVGFDSDSYLDIHEVGMKLYSEAMEDAVTNDSAQELFDIAADKFQEMAALALFNWGNVHLSKARRQVPFQEDGMREASFEHVKAAYEWAKKEYKEAEMRYEESVKIKPDFYDGLLALGYQQFEQAKLCWCYLIAIDKKFEVDPFEEVLQLYNKAEDSMEKGMLMWEEIEEQRLNGLSKLDKYNAQLEKMGLLGLFRDVSSNEADEHASKMRIQIYLLWGTLLYERSVVEFKLELPTWEECLEVAVEKFELAGASTTNIGVMIKNHCSNETAMEGFKIDDIVQAWNEMYDGWQFDFPTFRLEPLFRRRVPRLQYILEQF is encoded by the exons ATGGGGAAACCGGCTGGGAAAAGGAAGGATCATGAATCACcaaaagcaaacaatcacaaTAACAAGAAGGGTTACGAGCGTTCATCATCCTCAAAAGCATTAGATGATGACACAGCTATGTTCATCAACATGTCACAAGAGCTGAGAGAAGAAGGTAACAAACTTTTTTACCAGAAAAAAGACAATGAAGGTGCTATGTTAAAGTACGAAAAAGCCCTCAAACTCCTTCCCAAAAATCACATAGATGTTGCTCATCTTCATACAAATATGGCTATGTGTTATATGCAAATGGGTCTTGGTGAGTATCCTCGAGCAATCAATGAGTGCAACCTTGCTTTGCAGGTTTCTCCTCGGTATAGCAAAGCTCTTTTGAGGAGAGCTAAGTGTTATGAAGCTTTGAATCGGTTGGATTTGGCTATGAGAGATGTTAGGGTTGTTTTGAATGCTGAGCCGAATAATCTTTCGGCATTGGAGGTTCTTGATAGCTTGAGAAATACTATGGATGAGAAAGGAATTACTGTTGATGAGACCGAGATTGCCTTGGCTGCTATACAGCAGCAAGAGTCTCCCGCTGCTCGGTTTAGGAAAGTTGTTAATGAGAAGATTAAGAAAAAAAAGGGACACAAAGGGGAAGGTGAGGAAGAGCGTAAAAGTAAGGATGTTGTTGAGAAGAAAGCCAATGTTGTGAATGTTAAGGTGAAGGGTAAAGATCCTAAGGATAAGGCTATGAAGGATAAGGATAGTAGGGAAACTGTTAAGAAAGATAAAGGGGTTACTAGGACTGTGAAGTTGATATATGGAGAGGATATAAGGTGGGCGCAATTGCCTATGAATTGTAGTATGAAGTTGGTGAGGGATGTGATAAGGGATAGATTTCCGGGGTTAAAGGGTGTTCTTGTTAAGTATAAGGATAGGGAAGGTGATTTGGTTACTATTACTACTACTGCTGAATTAAGGTTAGCTGAGGATTGTCATGTGCTTGGCTCGATTCGGCTATATATTACGCAGGTGGATTTTGATCAGGAGCCACGTTACGATGAAAAGACGAGTAGTGGTGAGGTAAGAGTGGGGAATGGGGTTGGAGAAGGTGACAGGGGTGTCAGGGCTAATAGGATGATTACTGTGGAGGATTGGCTTGTTCAGTTTGCGAGGCTGTTTAAGAACCATGTTGGGTTTGATTCGGATTCGTATTTGGATATTCATGAGGTTGGGATGAAGCTGTATTCAGAGGCGATGGAGGATGCAGTGACCAATGATAGTGCTCAAGAGTTGTTTGATATTGCTGCGGATAAGTTTCAAGAGATGGCTGCTTTGGCTTTGTTTAATTGGGGGAATGTTCACTTGTCTAAAGCGAGGAGGCAGGTGCCTTTTCAGGAGGATGGGATGAGAGAAGCGTCTTTTGAGCATGTTAAAGCTGCATATGAGTGGGCTAAGAAGGAATACAAGGAAGCGGAAATGAGATACGAAGAATCTGTGAAAATCAAACCGGACTTTTACGATGGACTACTTGCTCTTGGGTATCAGCAGTTTGAGCAAGCAAAGCTATGCTGGTGTTATTTAATTGCAATTGATAAGAAATTTGAAGTTGACCCTTTTGAGGAGGTTCTACAGCTCTACAACAAGGCAGAGGACAGTATGGAGAAAGGGATGTTGATGTGGGAGGAGATTGAGGAACAGCGTTTGAATGGACTATCTAAATTAGATAAGTATAATGCACAGTTAGAGAAAATGGGGTTGCTTGGTCTTTTCAGGGATGTTTCTTCTAATGAAGCCGACGAGCACGCATCAAAGATGAGGATACAGATATATCTTTTATGGGGCACCTTATTGTACGAGCGTTCTGTTGTGGAATTTAAGCTCGAACTACCAACATGGGAGGAATGTTTGGAGGTTGCAGTTGAAAAGTTTGAACTAGCTGGAGCTTCTACAACTAACATTGGTGTCATGATAAAGAACCATTGTTCTAATGAGACAGCGATGGAAG GGTTTAAAATTGACGACATCGTGCAAGCATGGAATGAGATGTATGATGGGTGGCAATTTGACTTTCCAACTTTCCGACTTGAACCATTGTTTCGTCGGCGTGTTCCAAGACTCCAATACATCCTGGAGCAATTTTAA